CATGGCGGTCATCGAGCAGTGCTACACGGTGGTGTTCGAGCGCTTTGCCGCGAAACCTCTGCACAAGAAGCCTTGGCCGCGGATGACCTACGACGACGCGATGCGCCGGTTCGGGAGCGATCGGCCCGACACGCGCTTCGCGATGGAGCTAGTGGACCTGACCGAGATCTTCCGGGGCACCGGCTTCGCGGTGTTCAAGGACGCGATCGCACAGGGCGGCGCGGTACGCGCGCTCGTCGTGCCCGGCAGGGCCGACGCGTCGCGGAAGGATATCGACGGCTGGGCCGCGATCGCCAAGACGCGCGGCGCCAAAGGCCTGGTGTCTTTCGCCTTCAGCGGCTCGGAGGTGAAGTCTCCCGTCGCCAAATTCTTCAGCGCAGACGAGCTCGGGCGTGTCCGATCGACGTCGGGGGCCAAAGACGGCGACCTCGTCCTTGCCGTCGCGGCCGAGTACCGCGTGGCGAGCCGATCGATCGGCGAAGTGCGGCGGCAGCTGGGTGAGGAGCTCCGCCTCGTCGACGAGTCGACGCATCACGCGATGTGGATCCATCCCTTTCCGATGTTCGAGCGCGAGCTCGACGGCCGATGGACGTTCTCCCACAACCCCTTCGCCGGTCCGCTGGACGCCGCGAACGCGAAGCATCTGTTCAGCGATGACCCGGGTAGGGCAGTCAGCTCTCAATACGACCTCGTCGTCGACGGCAACGAGCTCGGCGGCGGGAGCATCCGGATATACAACCGCGCGATGCAGGAGCGCGTGTTCGAGGTGCTCGGCATCTCGAAGGCCGAGGCCGCGACGCGCTTCGGCGCGCTTCTCGACGCGCTCGAATATGGCGCGCCGCCCGAGGGTGGCATCGCGACAGGCATGGACCGGACCGTGATGGTCCTCGCCGGTCTCGCAAACGCGCGCGAGACGATCGCGTTCCCGAAGACGCAGACCGGCTTCGACCCGCTGCTCGACGCGCCCGCCGAGCTGGATGACAAACTCCTCGAGGAGCTCGGGCTGCGCGTGATCAAGAGACCGGATAAGAGCTAGCGGACCACACCGGCGACGACGTAGTTGATGGGCGTCGCCGGCGCGAAGCGCAGCATGCGTTTGAGGTCGTACAGCTCGACCTTGTTCGTCGGTGTTGCTGCGAGCAGGGCGTCTGTTCCGATCATCCTCAGAACGGTGCCGACGAGCTCCACCTGCCAAATGACGCGACCGTCGGGCGCCAGCCGCAGCAGCGTGCCGCGCTGGCCCTGCGGCCCGCGCACGATCACAGTGCGTGGCTCCTCGTAGAAAGCACGCAGCTGCTCGAGCAGGGTCCACTCGCCGGACCTCGCC
The sequence above is a segment of the Candidatus Limnocylindria bacterium genome. Coding sequences within it:
- the aspS gene encoding aspartate--tRNA ligase; the protein is MLRTHTAGELRAVDVGKTVTLAGWVDRRRDHGDVTFIDLRDRYGKTQIVANATDSPKAHVAIKDVRSEWVLQVRGTVRPRPEGTRNTKLATGDVEVAAEEIVVLNEAKTPPFYVNEETPVDENLRWKYRYIDLRRERSKDLMRLRSEVTNAIRNFFVERGFWEIETTMMIRSDPTGARDFVVPSRYYPGKFWALPQSPQQLKQILMVGGIDKYVQIARCFRDEDPRADRIYELTQLDVEMSFVEPDDIMAVIEQCYTVVFERFAAKPLHKKPWPRMTYDDAMRRFGSDRPDTRFAMELVDLTEIFRGTGFAVFKDAIAQGGAVRALVVPGRADASRKDIDGWAAIAKTRGAKGLVSFAFSGSEVKSPVAKFFSADELGRVRSTSGAKDGDLVLAVAAEYRVASRSIGEVRRQLGEELRLVDESTHHAMWIHPFPMFERELDGRWTFSHNPFAGPLDAANAKHLFSDDPGRAVSSQYDLVVDGNELGGGSIRIYNRAMQERVFEVLGISKAEAATRFGALLDALEYGAPPEGGIATGMDRTVMVLAGLANARETIAFPKTQTGFDPLLDAPAELDDKLLEELGLRVIKRPDKS